One genomic region from Leptolyngbyaceae cyanobacterium JSC-12 encodes:
- a CDS encoding Fe2+/Zn2+ uptake regulation protein (IMG reference gene:2510097847~PFAM: Ferric uptake regulator family), whose translation MPDSARLTRNQQSVLDLLSQQTQPVSAQALYSVLRQQQAIGLATVYRALETLKLRGFVQSRAGANGESLYSPVEQDQHYLTCLQCGRSIPLAHCPIQELEEHLQHSVPFKIYYHTLEFFGLCEPCIQQPR comes from the coding sequence ATGCCTGACTCGGCTCGCCTGACTCGAAACCAACAGTCTGTACTGGATCTACTGAGCCAGCAAACGCAACCCGTTTCGGCTCAGGCACTGTATAGTGTTCTGCGGCAGCAACAGGCGATCGGATTAGCAACGGTATACCGGGCGTTGGAGACCTTGAAGTTACGCGGATTCGTTCAGAGTCGGGCAGGTGCAAACGGGGAATCACTCTACAGTCCAGTAGAGCAAGATCAGCATTATTTAACGTGTTTGCAGTGTGGGCGATCGATTCCGTTGGCTCACTGCCCCATACAGGAATTAGAAGAACACTTGCAGCACTCCGTTCCGTTCAAGATTTACTATCATACGCTGGAATTCTTTGGACTGTGTGAGCCATGTATTCAGCAACCGAGGTGA
- a CDS encoding hypothetical protein (IMG reference gene:2510097848) — MTTWAILSGIEGNLAAYEAVLADIKRQRCPVEEMYILGDVIAATPASIKVIQRIQSPRANEPVPQVCQGWWEEQLLILHGLGRTGEPTELIERYGLEMVKTLWDAIPREMVEWTRSLDFGFFEFDCLLIHGSSVNVSDELTPETPPIQMLDRLMRMDANTLFCGRSGLTFQYQIQQGSVTSSVTTLDQATSPQATLVRPRQVIGVGNVGRIPGQATYTLYSPNTNQIEFRTVRYGSGKGFQQSGQ; from the coding sequence ATGACTACCTGGGCAATTTTAAGTGGCATTGAAGGGAATCTAGCAGCTTACGAAGCGGTGTTGGCAGATATCAAGCGGCAACGATGCCCAGTAGAAGAGATGTATATCCTGGGGGATGTGATTGCGGCAACCCCTGCAAGCATCAAAGTGATTCAACGAATTCAATCCCCTCGTGCCAATGAGCCTGTGCCCCAAGTGTGTCAGGGGTGGTGGGAAGAACAGTTGCTGATCTTACATGGCTTAGGGCGAACCGGAGAACCCACTGAACTGATTGAGCGCTATGGACTGGAAATGGTGAAAACCTTGTGGGATGCGATTCCGCGAGAAATGGTGGAGTGGACGCGATCGCTGGATTTTGGTTTCTTTGAGTTCGATTGCTTACTGATTCACGGTAGCAGTGTAAATGTGAGTGATGAACTGACTCCAGAGACACCACCCATTCAGATGCTCGATCGCCTTATGCGAATGGATGCCAACACACTTTTCTGTGGTCGCTCTGGCTTAACGTTTCAGTATCAGATTCAGCAGGGCAGTGTGACATCCAGCGTCACAACTTTAGACCAGGCTACCTCACCGCAAGCCACCCTGGTTAGACCTCGGCAGGTAATTGGTGTTGGCAACGTTGGACGTATTCCCGGACAGGCAACCTATACACTCTACAGTCCCAACACGAATCAAATTGAATTTAGAACGGTACGGTATGGATCAGGAAAAGGGTTTCAGCAATCTGGGCAATGA
- a CDS encoding S23 ribosomal protein (IMG reference gene:2510097849~PFAM: S23 ribosomal protein), with protein sequence MSQKLIQNHEDWEVYQIAFEAAMQIFELSKKFPIEERYSLTDQIRRSSRSVCANLAEAWRKRLYKAAFVAKLNDSAAEAAETQTWLKFAVQCNYLHPSFTSSPLPPAIAHTHELGHRRVQQTPSLWLIATQRSAANLFQQWQHRFFDSRIPPHAA encoded by the coding sequence ATGAGTCAAAAGCTGATTCAGAATCATGAAGATTGGGAGGTTTATCAGATTGCATTCGAGGCAGCAATGCAAATTTTTGAATTGTCCAAAAAGTTTCCGATAGAAGAGCGATATTCCCTCACTGACCAAATTCGGCGTTCGTCTCGATCTGTCTGTGCAAACCTGGCAGAAGCATGGCGTAAGCGCCTTTATAAAGCGGCTTTTGTAGCTAAACTTAACGATTCAGCCGCAGAAGCAGCCGAAACTCAGACTTGGCTTAAGTTTGCTGTGCAATGTAATTACCTCCATCCCTCCTTCACTTCTTCACCCCTTCCCCCTGCTATCGCTCACACACATGAGTTGGGTCATCGGCGCGTTCAGCAAACTCCATCCCTCTGGCTAATCGCCACGCAAAGATCGGCGGCAAACCTTTTTCAACAATGGCAGCACAGGTTTTTTGATAGTCGTATTCCACCTCACGCAGCGTGA
- a CDS encoding putative phosphoesterase (IMG reference gene:2510097850): MKIAVISCIHGNYEALNAVLSDIDNHNVDKIYCLGDLVGYGPHPNAVVEMIRALDIPTCQGCWDEDIVEGLNACECSYPSVLAEKRGKLAHEWTNQVIHPEVREYLAQLPLSLRDDNLCFVHGSPHNQHEYLLPEVDAFVAMERVLSTGADILFCGHTHVPYVRSLNAGHLQIRVKSTGKSEQDMSFSAPLKRIVNAGSVGEPRHGRPNATYVIYDTNSDQITLREVEYDYQKTCAAIVEKGLPPIFAWRLARGMEFAERADDPTHVCER; the protein is encoded by the coding sequence ATGAAGATTGCAGTGATATCGTGCATTCACGGTAATTATGAAGCATTGAATGCTGTGCTATCGGATATCGATAATCATAATGTAGATAAGATTTACTGTCTCGGTGACTTAGTGGGATATGGACCTCATCCCAACGCCGTGGTGGAAATGATTCGCGCTCTGGATATTCCCACCTGTCAAGGCTGTTGGGATGAAGACATTGTGGAAGGACTGAATGCTTGTGAATGTAGCTATCCCTCTGTGTTGGCGGAGAAACGCGGTAAGTTAGCCCATGAGTGGACAAACCAGGTCATCCACCCTGAAGTGCGGGAATATCTGGCGCAGTTACCCCTGAGCTTGCGCGATGACAACCTGTGTTTTGTGCATGGCAGTCCTCACAATCAGCACGAATATTTGCTGCCAGAAGTGGATGCATTTGTGGCAATGGAGCGAGTGTTGTCAACGGGTGCCGACATTTTGTTTTGTGGTCATACCCATGTGCCCTATGTGCGATCGCTTAATGCGGGACACCTGCAAATCCGAGTCAAATCAACAGGCAAATCAGAACAAGATATGAGTTTTTCCGCACCACTCAAACGAATTGTGAATGCCGGATCAGTCGGTGAGCCGCGTCATGGTAGACCTAATGCAACCTATGTGATTTATGACACGAACTCTGATCAGATCACGCTGCGTGAGGTGGAATACGACTATCAAAAAACCTGTGCTGCCATTGTTGAAAAAGGTTTGCCGCCGATCTTTGCGTGGCGATTAGCCAGAGGGATGGAGTTTGCTGAACGCGCCGATGACCCAACTCATGTGTGTGAGCGATAG
- a CDS encoding hypothetical protein (IMG reference gene:2510097851): MQTLDITVVAGPSGAGKTTWIQQQIGSIVDTAIYLSCGSDETEIDATYLAAQVPRLEVLPIDQLTHFLECPPNEGVLYLELGSYLDLTSLILPDQMADCRRVAVLPPETGHTEWHDWADLLVTGAEVNFTLQYPQLWRSVLSGQVLDLLSLDTFWFELTNEAYGTVQRAKGIFDVTDGRSLYFDFVAGLAETTYLELNLPLWCNGRPDRFSGIEVVGEALEQEAIAQTIKECCLDDQAIAYYQQQIRGLVSEEVMR; this comes from the coding sequence ATGCAAACACTAGATATCACTGTTGTTGCTGGTCCTTCTGGGGCAGGCAAAACGACCTGGATACAGCAACAGATTGGTTCGATTGTTGACACTGCAATCTATCTCAGTTGCGGGTCGGATGAAACTGAAATTGATGCGACTTATCTTGCTGCTCAGGTTCCCAGGCTCGAAGTATTGCCTATTGATCAATTGACCCACTTCTTAGAGTGTCCTCCAAATGAAGGTGTGCTTTACCTGGAACTAGGGTCTTATCTCGATTTGACCTCGCTGATTTTGCCTGACCAGATGGCAGACTGCCGTCGAGTAGCTGTGCTGCCACCTGAGACTGGTCATACCGAATGGCACGACTGGGCAGATCTGCTCGTAACAGGAGCCGAAGTCAATTTCACGTTGCAATACCCCCAGCTTTGGCGCTCGGTGTTATCTGGACAAGTGTTGGATCTGCTCAGTCTCGATACCTTCTGGTTCGAATTGACTAATGAGGCGTATGGCACTGTTCAACGCGCCAAAGGCATTTTTGATGTGACCGATGGGCGATCGCTCTACTTCGACTTTGTGGCAGGACTTGCTGAGACAACTTATCTTGAACTGAATTTGCCGCTTTGGTGCAATGGCAGACCCGATCGGTTCAGTGGCATCGAAGTTGTGGGTGAAGCACTGGAGCAAGAGGCGATCGCTCAAACCATTAAAGAGTGTTGTTTAGATGATCAAGCGATCGCTTATTACCAACAGCAGATTCGTGGTTTGGTGAGTGAAGAGGTGATGCGGTGA
- a CDS encoding putative membrane protein (IMG reference gene:2510097853~PFAM: MgtC family) yields the protein MTWTEFAIRLLVAFLLGSALGLERQWRQRMAGLRTNTLVATGAALFVMLSVLTPGDSSPTRIAAQVVSGIGFLGGGVILREGLTVRGLNTAATLWCAAAIGSLSGAGLLFHAGIGTVAVLVANLLLRPLGYRINQQPLKGTELELCYRCDVVCRTQDEAHVRALLLQAVAGGKLQLRSLYSEDLEDAPDRVNVEAELVTQERNDAFLEQIVSRLSLEPGVIAIRWRIIEQEFG from the coding sequence ATGACTTGGACAGAATTTGCCATTCGCCTACTCGTTGCGTTTCTGCTGGGTTCAGCCCTGGGGTTAGAACGCCAGTGGCGGCAACGCATGGCGGGGTTGCGAACTAATACCCTGGTAGCAACAGGTGCAGCACTGTTTGTGATGCTTTCTGTTCTTACACCGGGTGATTCCAGCCCCACCCGGATTGCTGCGCAGGTGGTCTCTGGTATTGGCTTTTTGGGTGGCGGTGTGATTTTGCGGGAAGGGTTGACGGTGCGCGGGCTAAATACAGCAGCGACCCTGTGGTGTGCGGCGGCTATCGGTTCGCTCTCAGGCGCAGGACTACTGTTTCATGCGGGGATTGGCACGGTTGCAGTACTGGTTGCCAACTTACTGTTGCGTCCCCTGGGCTATCGTATTAACCAGCAGCCGCTTAAAGGTACTGAACTGGAACTGTGTTATCGCTGCGATGTGGTCTGTCGCACTCAAGACGAAGCGCATGTTCGCGCATTACTCTTGCAGGCGGTGGCAGGTGGAAAGCTCCAGTTGCGATCGCTCTATAGTGAAGATCTAGAAGATGCACCCGATCGCGTCAACGTAGAAGCAGAATTAGTGACCCAAGAACGTAACGATGCGTTCTTAGAACAAATAGTCAGCCGTCTGAGTTTGGAACCAGGGGTGATTGCTATCCGTTGGCGTATTATTGAACAGGAGTTTGGTTGA
- a CDS encoding amino acid/amide ABC transporter substrate-binding protein, HAAT family (IMG reference gene:2510097854~PFAM: Receptor family ligand binding region), whose product MKTKHRSVLISAFAIALAACSSSPNSTGSSSTQGAVGNAIPIGIGVAQTSNVALLGQEQVAGAKIAEKYFNDQGGINGTPIKLVFQDTAGDEAGAINAFQTLITQNKVVGIVGPTLSQQAFGASPIADRAKVPVIGPSNTAKGIPQIGDFVARVSAPVSVVAPNSVQAALKINPNIKSVAVFYAQNDAFSKSETEIFQQTVKDKKLNLVTVQKFQTTDTDFQTQATSALNLKPDLIIISGLAADGGNLVRQLRELGYKGLIIGGNGLNTSNVFTVCKQFCDGVLIAQAYNPEQPGEVNKAFREAYVNQYKKQPPQFSAQAFAGVQVFVEALRAIDKTTKVAQKPLPDLRVALNEQLLKGNYNTPLGEISFTPEGEIVQNEFYVAQIKMNPDGNDGKFAFLK is encoded by the coding sequence ATGAAGACCAAGCACCGCTCTGTTTTAATCTCTGCATTCGCGATCGCTCTTGCTGCCTGTAGTTCATCACCCAACTCAACCGGCAGCTCTTCCACTCAGGGTGCAGTCGGCAATGCTATTCCAATTGGGATTGGAGTAGCTCAAACCAGCAACGTTGCTCTGTTAGGGCAAGAGCAGGTTGCTGGAGCCAAAATCGCTGAAAAATATTTCAACGATCAGGGCGGAATTAATGGAACACCCATCAAGTTAGTGTTTCAGGATACAGCTGGGGATGAAGCTGGAGCGATTAACGCCTTTCAAACCCTGATCACTCAAAATAAAGTGGTGGGAATTGTGGGTCCAACGCTGTCGCAGCAGGCATTTGGGGCCAGTCCCATCGCTGATCGCGCCAAAGTTCCGGTAATAGGACCTTCCAATACAGCCAAAGGAATTCCTCAAATTGGCGACTTTGTAGCACGGGTATCGGCTCCAGTGTCAGTGGTTGCTCCTAATTCAGTGCAGGCAGCGTTGAAAATTAATCCCAACATCAAGTCAGTTGCTGTTTTTTATGCCCAGAATGATGCCTTTAGCAAATCGGAAACCGAAATTTTTCAACAAACGGTGAAAGATAAGAAGCTAAATTTGGTAACCGTGCAAAAATTTCAAACAACAGACACCGATTTTCAAACTCAAGCGACATCTGCCCTCAACCTCAAGCCCGACCTGATTATCATCTCTGGGTTAGCCGCCGATGGTGGTAACTTAGTACGCCAACTGCGCGAACTGGGCTACAAGGGGTTGATTATTGGCGGAAACGGACTCAATACCTCCAACGTATTTACCGTGTGTAAACAGTTCTGTGATGGCGTATTGATTGCACAAGCCTACAATCCAGAACAACCAGGTGAGGTCAACAAAGCCTTTCGAGAAGCGTATGTGAATCAGTACAAAAAGCAGCCTCCCCAGTTTAGTGCTCAAGCATTTGCGGGCGTTCAGGTATTTGTGGAAGCGTTACGAGCGATCGATAAAACAACTAAAGTTGCCCAAAAACCCTTACCTGATCTCCGAGTTGCGCTCAACGAGCAACTCTTAAAAGGAAATTACAACACACCCCTTGGCGAAATTTCGTTTACGCCTGAAGGTGAAATTGTCCAAAATGAATTTTACGTAGCACAAATCAAAATGAATCCTGATGGCAATGATGGAAAGTTTGCATTTTTGAAATAA
- a CDS encoding leucine rich repeat protein (IMG reference gene:2510097855), translating to MNKQMTWSTVRKCILLFTGLAVGLGVVGTGNDASAQLAMSDETPQSFVEWCAQRQTLEPEPKQTVELLLAIAGTTNCEQAEAAFTTTTSLVLSNSNLADLRPLAGFKNLEVLLLSNNRIRDIRPLQNLTNLKLLTLDTNQVADIAPLSPLTNLQVLALDTNQIENLKPLQPLTKLTNLLLYSNQISDLSPLASLKNLQALSLYQNQISDLSPLASLKKLQVLSLYSNKISDLSPLASLTNLKTLALFENQITDLTPLASLIQLETLTLFENQITDLTPLSQLSNLNELIIGNNPIADLKPLSRLKNLQKLALFNTNVTDVSPLKTSTSLTNLDLYNTRVADVSALKTMTNLKELDLRKTPLKQKVCPVKPATICRF from the coding sequence ATGAATAAACAAATGACTTGGAGCACAGTTAGAAAATGCATATTGCTGTTTACAGGACTTGCCGTTGGGCTGGGAGTTGTTGGTACTGGTAATGATGCGTCTGCTCAACTTGCAATGTCTGATGAAACTCCGCAATCGTTTGTTGAATGGTGTGCCCAGCGGCAAACTCTAGAACCAGAACCCAAGCAAACAGTTGAGCTTTTACTTGCGATCGCCGGAACCACAAACTGTGAGCAAGCAGAAGCAGCATTCACCACTACAACCAGCTTGGTACTGTCTAACAGTAACCTAGCTGATTTGCGTCCTCTTGCTGGCTTCAAGAACCTCGAAGTCTTGCTTCTGAGCAATAACCGAATTAGAGATATCCGCCCCCTCCAGAACCTGACAAATTTAAAGCTCCTGACACTTGACACCAATCAAGTAGCTGACATTGCCCCACTCTCGCCCCTGACAAATTTACAAGTGCTTGCACTTGACACAAACCAGATAGAAAACCTGAAGCCTCTACAACCCTTAACAAAACTAACTAATTTGTTACTTTACAGTAATCAAATTTCGGATCTCAGCCCTCTTGCCTCCCTCAAAAATCTGCAAGCATTGTCTCTTTATCAGAATCAAATTTCGGATCTCAGTCCTCTTGCCTCCCTCAAAAAGCTCCAAGTTCTTTCCCTCTACAGTAATAAAATTTCGGATCTGAGTCCGCTTGCATCACTTACCAATTTGAAAACCCTCGCCCTCTTTGAAAATCAAATTACCGACCTGACCCCACTTGCCTCGCTCATCCAATTGGAAACTCTAACGCTGTTTGAAAATCAAATTACTGACCTGACCCCATTGAGCCAACTCAGCAATTTAAATGAGCTCATCATTGGCAATAATCCAATTGCAGATCTTAAACCGCTCAGTCGCCTTAAAAATCTGCAAAAACTGGCATTGTTTAATACCAATGTGACTGATGTTAGTCCACTGAAAACTTCGACTAGTTTAACCAACCTTGATCTCTACAACACTCGTGTGGCTGATGTGAGTGCATTGAAAACCATGACGAACTTAAAGGAGCTGGATCTTCGCAAAACGCCGCTCAAGCAAAAAGTATGTCCAGTGAAGCCTGCTACCATATGCCGATTTTAA
- a CDS encoding carbohydrate ABC transporter substrate-binding protein, CUT1 family (IMG reference gene:2510097856~PFAM: Bacterial extracellular solute-binding protein) encodes MKHFHVGLLAGLAIALSACGTPSRTEPDMAQANEPVVTIRFSGWQSNPNEGKLLTKLIEEFEAQHPNIDVKYEVINSEYMDVIKTRLIGDVAPDVFYLEAFTAPLLMKYEVLEPLDSYITPEFHLADFEPLLLNAFKRNGKIYGLPKDFSTLALFYNKHAFAEAGISQPPQTWDELLTVSKQLTVDKNGDRKPDQYGFGLAPELARQVFMMQAFGGRLNDANGYATFANPASLKGLELLVNQYRRDCTAALPTDVGATWGSEMLGQGKAAMVIEGPWSIPYFQETFPSLEFGTAEVPTVNGKRGTMAYTVAYVINRRSNHKEAAWKLIAFLTSKQGMKTWAQQGLALPSRRSVLAELGYNQNPLYAPFARGASYATIWQGKETLPTLFTNFNNQFISALLGEQSLSSAMQKAQDTANREIYLSN; translated from the coding sequence ATGAAACACTTCCACGTTGGATTATTGGCTGGATTGGCGATCGCGCTTTCTGCCTGTGGAACTCCTTCTCGGACAGAGCCAGATATGGCGCAGGCAAATGAACCCGTTGTCACGATTCGGTTTAGCGGTTGGCAAAGCAATCCTAATGAGGGGAAGTTGCTCACAAAACTGATTGAAGAATTTGAGGCACAACATCCCAACATTGATGTGAAGTACGAGGTGATTAACAGCGAGTATATGGACGTGATCAAAACTCGCTTGATTGGGGATGTGGCACCCGATGTGTTTTATCTGGAAGCGTTTACTGCTCCTTTGTTGATGAAATACGAGGTGCTGGAGCCGCTGGATAGTTACATTACGCCAGAGTTTCATTTGGCAGATTTTGAACCGTTGCTGCTGAATGCGTTTAAGCGCAATGGCAAGATTTACGGTTTGCCCAAAGATTTCTCAACGCTGGCGTTGTTTTATAACAAGCATGCATTTGCTGAGGCAGGCATCTCCCAACCGCCGCAGACCTGGGATGAGTTATTGACGGTTTCTAAACAGTTGACCGTGGACAAAAACGGCGATCGCAAGCCTGACCAATATGGATTTGGACTGGCTCCCGAACTTGCTCGACAAGTGTTCATGATGCAGGCATTTGGAGGGAGGTTAAACGATGCCAATGGCTATGCTACGTTTGCGAATCCAGCCAGTTTGAAAGGGCTAGAACTGCTGGTGAATCAATATCGGCGCGATTGCACCGCTGCTCTACCAACCGATGTAGGCGCAACCTGGGGTAGCGAAATGCTGGGGCAGGGCAAAGCGGCAATGGTGATTGAAGGTCCGTGGTCGATTCCTTACTTTCAGGAAACATTTCCCAGCTTGGAGTTTGGCACGGCTGAAGTGCCAACAGTCAACGGCAAACGCGGCACAATGGCATACACCGTTGCTTATGTGATAAATCGCAGATCAAACCATAAAGAGGCTGCCTGGAAGTTGATTGCGTTTCTAACCAGCAAACAGGGAATGAAAACCTGGGCACAACAGGGATTAGCACTTCCCAGTCGGCGATCAGTACTGGCAGAGTTGGGATATAATCAGAATCCACTGTATGCCCCCTTTGCCAGAGGAGCCTCTTACGCCACGATCTGGCAAGGCAAAGAAACTCTACCTACCTTATTCACCAATTTCAACAATCAATTTATTAGCGCCTTACTGGGAGAGCAATCCCTGTCTAGTGCGATGCAAAAAGCCCAAGACACTGCCAACCGTGAGATCTACCTTTCAAACTAG
- a CDS encoding putative urate catabolism protein (IMG reference gene:2510097857~PFAM: Polysaccharide deacetylase~TIGRFAM: putative urate catabolism protein), with amino-acid sequence MRESYPRDMVGYGRYGFDPQWQNQARVAVQFVINYEEGGETCILHGDQASEAFLSEIVGAVPLMGLRHMNMESCYEYGSRAGFWRLYRMFTERQIPVTVYGVAMALGRNPEAIAAMQEADWEIASHGYRWIDYKYFSEDAEREHLQQAIALHTQVTGSRPLGWYTGRTSPFTRKLVVEEGGFLYDADSYADDLPYWTYEYGKPHLVIPYTLDNNDMRFATPQGFNSGDQFFAYLRDAFDVLYAEGETAPKMMSIGLHCRLVGRPGRAASLARFLDYVQKHDRVWLCRRIDIARHWHEHHKP; translated from the coding sequence ATGCGCGAAAGCTATCCGCGAGATATGGTGGGGTACGGTCGGTATGGCTTTGACCCCCAATGGCAAAACCAGGCTCGTGTTGCGGTTCAGTTTGTGATCAATTACGAGGAAGGGGGAGAAACCTGCATCCTTCATGGTGATCAGGCTTCGGAGGCGTTTTTATCAGAGATTGTGGGAGCAGTACCTTTGATGGGATTGCGCCACATGAATATGGAGTCTTGCTATGAGTATGGCAGTCGAGCAGGATTTTGGCGGTTGTACCGGATGTTTACTGAGCGCCAAATTCCTGTTACGGTGTATGGCGTGGCCATGGCATTAGGACGAAATCCAGAGGCGATCGCTGCGATGCAAGAGGCAGATTGGGAAATTGCCAGTCATGGCTATCGCTGGATTGATTACAAGTATTTTAGTGAAGATGCAGAACGAGAACATTTGCAGCAGGCGATCGCACTCCATACCCAAGTCACAGGTAGCCGTCCATTAGGCTGGTATACTGGGCGCACTAGCCCCTTCACCCGCAAACTAGTGGTTGAAGAAGGTGGTTTTCTTTACGATGCCGACAGCTATGCCGATGATTTACCCTACTGGACCTACGAGTATGGCAAGCCGCATCTTGTGATTCCCTACACGCTCGACAACAATGACATGCGATTTGCCACGCCTCAAGGGTTTAACTCTGGCGATCAGTTTTTTGCTTACCTGCGGGATGCCTTTGATGTGCTGTATGCCGAAGGTGAAACTGCTCCCAAGATGATGAGTATTGGGTTGCATTGCCGCTTGGTGGGCAGACCAGGTCGTGCAGCTTCCCTTGCTCGTTTTCTAGACTATGTTCAGAAGCACGATCGCGTCTGGTTGTGCCGCCGAATTGATATTGCTCGTCATTGGCATGAGCATCATAAACCATGA
- a CDS encoding putative hydrolase or acyltransferase of alpha/beta superfamily (IMG reference gene:2510097858), which yields MTATALSTTEWEHHFVETNRIRLHYVTQGAGELVLLLHGFPEFWYSWRYQIPALARHFKVVVPDLRGYNDSDKPPSGYDLDTLAADIQGLIESLGYTRAHIVGHDWGGAIAWHMAQKFPQYLNRMAILSAAPVQRFVQELVSNLDQLRRSWYILSFQIPGIPEWLIQQNLAEFVKNLLREQAIRKGAFTKEDTQVYQSALAKPGALSAALNYYRQMFSPWNWLRDWMTTPSPITVPTLVLWGEEDSLVTPKVTQGLERLIAAPFNLKLIPHCGHWLQQEAPQTVNRELLAFLRNG from the coding sequence ATGACCGCGACTGCTTTGAGCACTACCGAGTGGGAACATCATTTTGTCGAAACCAACCGTATCCGTTTGCATTACGTAACTCAGGGAGCGGGCGAACTTGTTCTTCTTTTACATGGTTTTCCAGAATTTTGGTATTCCTGGCGGTATCAAATTCCAGCTCTAGCACGCCATTTCAAAGTCGTTGTGCCTGATTTACGAGGGTACAACGATTCCGATAAGCCTCCTAGTGGCTACGACCTGGATACCCTGGCAGCAGATATTCAAGGACTGATTGAGAGTTTGGGTTATACGCGCGCTCATATTGTGGGACATGACTGGGGAGGTGCGATCGCTTGGCACATGGCGCAAAAATTCCCCCAATATTTGAACCGGATGGCAATCCTGAGCGCGGCTCCGGTTCAGCGATTTGTGCAAGAACTCGTTAGTAACCTGGATCAATTACGCCGAAGTTGGTACATTCTTAGCTTTCAAATTCCTGGCATTCCTGAATGGCTAATCCAGCAAAACCTGGCTGAATTCGTCAAAAATCTACTGCGCGAACAAGCCATTCGTAAAGGTGCATTCACGAAGGAAGATACTCAAGTGTATCAATCGGCACTCGCAAAACCTGGTGCTCTATCGGCAGCACTTAACTATTACCGACAAATGTTTTCTCCCTGGAATTGGCTACGTGATTGGATGACTACTCCCAGCCCGATAACAGTACCGACCTTAGTACTGTGGGGCGAAGAAGATTCCCTCGTTACCCCAAAAGTCACCCAAGGATTAGAACGCTTGATTGCAGCACCTTTTAACCTTAAGCTTATCCCCCACTGTGGTCATTGGCTACAGCAAGAAGCTCCGCAAACAGTCAACCGAGAACTCCTCGCTTTCTTGAGAAATGGATAA
- a CDS encoding hypothetical protein (IMG reference gene:2510097859), which translates to MQSKPEDLPRASAQSPEFAEPIARKPLVLLKDTERSLRVKTVDAISPLLPEKLAINLGEASVIADESLEQLAEIDLDEITDADLKPARVQMGMLFVGFGALAMAFLLMVLYVLHPEMTVSDQIHHYWHQYIWFVCLGISGLFMVGREAMRPVDSLEEEADEPDHW; encoded by the coding sequence ATGCAGTCAAAACCTGAAGACTTGCCTCGTGCATCGGCTCAAAGTCCGGAGTTTGCTGAACCAATTGCTCGTAAACCGTTGGTTTTATTGAAAGATACCGAGCGATCGCTGCGCGTGAAGACGGTTGATGCCATTTCGCCGTTGCTGCCGGAGAAGTTAGCCATTAACTTGGGAGAGGCTTCGGTCATTGCCGATGAGTCTCTAGAGCAACTTGCTGAGATTGATCTAGATGAAATCACAGATGCAGACTTGAAACCTGCCCGTGTGCAGATGGGGATGCTGTTTGTTGGCTTTGGAGCATTGGCGATGGCGTTTCTACTAATGGTTCTCTATGTGTTGCATCCAGAGATGACTGTATCGGATCAAATTCATCATTACTGGCATCAATACATCTGGTTCGTCTGTTTGGGAATTTCTGGGTTATTTATGGTAGGTCGGGAGGCAATGCGTCCGGTTGACTCTTTGGAGGAAGAAGCGGATGAACCTGATCACTGGTGA